The DNA window ATCGGAATGAACTTTTAAGAAAAATTTTTGCTTTAAATAAATAATCCTCAGAAAATTTCTGAGGATTTCATTTTATAAAGAATTGTAATCATGTTTTTTCCTGACTTAAAAAGAAAATTTATATACATTTCCACCAATCGTTTTATCCTTTTCATCAGCAATTAATAAAGTTTTATCATCAAGAAAAACAACGGCTTCTTTTTGTGAATTGTGATTCAATGGTATCTTCTGAATTTTCGTTGTACTAAAATCATTTTGAGTAAATCCAGTCAGTACATGAATATTTTTATGGCTCAGTAGTACAATCTGATCTTGCTTACTGTTAATGGATGCAGAAGTAATTGCAGCATCGGTATATTTTCCATTCAGCTTTAACCGCCCTATCAGTTTCGCTTCAAAGTCCCCTTCCTGATTAGGAATCTGAAAAACGAGAAAAGTGCCATCAAAACCTTTACTTCTATTCTTAGTAAAGAGATAAAAGTTTCCATTCATTTCTACAAAAGCTTCACAATCATACAGCCAGTTTGATTTCTTTGGTGGAAACTCTGTCTGTCCTTCATAATGGAAACGGGTAGTCTGGATTACTTTCGTTGTTTTTTGAGAAGCATCTTTTAAATCAATTTTCAGAATACCAAGATTTTGTCTACTATTATCATTGTTCCCAAAATCACCAATATAGATATTTCCTTTGTTGTCCTTAGTAATTTCTTCCCAGTCATTATTTTCAGCATTTTCAACAAGAACATCAGTAACCATTTTTCCCTGTCTGTCTAAACCATAAACGACATTCTTATTTCCCTGGTCTTCTATTGCCCAAATGGTCTTTTGATCCTGAGATAAGGTAATTCCTGAAACCTCCTTTAGCTTTTTAGGTAATGAAAACTCTACCTTTAAAGTATCTTCTTTAGCCAGTTCAGTTGGAGTTTTAGGATTACATCCCACTAATAATAGGGCTGTTACTGCACAAAAAATATACATTCTCATCAATTTTTATTTAACATTTTAACTTCGTCCCACAAAAGATCCATTTCTTCAAGGGACATATCTTGTAACTTCAAATTTCTTTCCAAAGCGATATTTTCCATTTTTTGAAATCTGGAAATAAACTTTAAATTGGTTCTTTCTAAAGCAGAATCAGGATTGATTCCGGAAATCCTGGCATAATTGATCAGTGAAAAAAATACATCTCCCAACTCCTGTTCTTTTTTAAGCAAATCAGTCTCAGCATGAAATTCCGCCAATTCTTCATCTACCTTCTTCCAGGCATCTTCAGCATTATGAAATTCAAAGCCAATTCCTTTCACTTTATCCTGAACCCTGTAAGCTTTTACCATACTTGGTAAACTTTTCGGAACACCGCCCAAAATGGATTTATTCCCCTCTTTTAATTTTAGTTTTTCCCAATTCTGTTTTACCTCTTCTTCATCTTTTACTTCAACATCTCCATAGATATGTGGATGGCGGAAAATAAGCTTTTCGTTTAGAGAATTAATAACATCTGCCATATCAAAGCTTTCTTTTTCAGAACCTATTTTAGCATAAAAAACCAGATGAAGCAATACATCACCCAATTCTTTTTTTATTTCCTGTAAATCTTCCTGCAAAATTGCATCCGAAAGTTCATAAGTTTCTTCAAGAGTAAGATGGCGAAGAGATTGTAAAGTCTGTTTCTGATCCCATGGGCACTTTTCACGTAGATCATCCATTATATCTAATAATCTTCCGAAGGCTTCCAGTTTTTCTTGTTTAGTATTCATAGGTAGTTGAGAATTCGAACTTATACAAATGTAAGGGTTATTTGATTCTAGTACAAAAGTTAGAAGTTAGAAGTTAGAAGTTAGAAGTTAGAAGTTAGAAGTTAGAAGTTAGAAGCAAAATTACAGATTACTGAGTATGCAGAGTCTTTTCTCTTTATTCTTTATCCTCTCTTCCCTTCTAATCATCAATAATTGTGCAAAAAAAAGCCTTGTCAGGAAAACTCTCAACAAGGCTTGATTTTATATTCGAATAAATGAATTATCCCATTTTTCTGTGTGTGCTTTTTGGAGCTGCTTTTGCTCCCGTTGAAGCTTTTACTTTAGGAGCAACTGGTTTATCAGCCTTTGGAGCTGCTTTTTTAGGAGCCTCCTTATCTGTTAAACTTACTTCTTCGTTTGGATTTGCAGGATCTAAAGTTTCAGCTTCAGCTTTCACAAAACTTTCAGGAGTAATATATCCTGCCTTGTGTAAAATGTTATACCATTGAGCTAATTTCTTGATATCAGAAGCATATACTCTCTCCGTATCATAATTAGGAAGAGATGTTCCCATAAAGTCTTTCAACTCATCATCAGTAGATTTGTGAGAAATAGTTTCCTTATAGTCATGGTTTTTAGCAATATTTTCAAAAACTTCGAACAAAGGAACCTCTTTATCAAAAGTAAACATAGCAATATTATCCAGCAAACTTACCTGACTAGAGTTTCCGATACTTACTTTTTTCTTTGTAGTTACATCTTCAATAATAAATCCGTTTCTTAACTGAGAAACTAATTTGAAAAGACCTGGTTTTCCAGAAATTGAAATTATTTTTTCTAACAACATAATTTTATTTTTTTTAATTTTAGTAATTGATGCAAGATCTATTACTGCCTATTATTTTTCTTATTTAATTATTTACACTACTATTTCGGAAATCTCATTTTGTAATTAATGCTTACATCACCCTGAGATATCTTTGTTAATTTACCTTTCACCAATTTCTTTTTTAAAGCACTTAAGTGATCCGTAAACAGCGTCCCTTCAATGTGATCATATTCATGTTGAATTACGCGGGCTCTAATATCGGAAAAAGTTTCTGTATGCTTCAAAAAATTTTCATCATAATACTCGATAAGAATCGTACTCTTTCTCTTAACATCCTCTCTTACATCAGGAATAGAAAGACATCCTTCATTAAATTTCCATTCTTCTCCGGATTCTTCAAGAATTTTAGCATTGATGAAAACCTTTTTGAAATCCCTTAATTCATCCTGAATATCTTCATAATCTTCATCTTCTGCCAAAGGAGTTACATCTATTACAAACAAGCGAATATCAAGACCAATCTGCGGAGCAGCAAGGCCAATTCCGTTTGCACTATTCATAGTATCGAACATATTATCTATAAGTTCTTGTAAATCGGGATAATTTTTGTCTATATCTTTGCCTATTTTTCTTAAAATAGGATCCCCAAAGGCTCTTATTGGTAGAATCATCTTGTTCTTTGTTCTAAAAAATTTTGCAATATAATAGTTGCACTTATCTTATCTATCAAACCTTTTTCCTGTTTCTTTTTTTTACTTTTCCCACTTTGAGAAATAAAAAATGATGCCATTTTGGAAGTAAACCTCTCATCAAAACGGAAAACGGAAATGGTTGGAAATTCTTTTTTAAATTCTTCTATGAATTTTAAAATATCAGTCTCCACTTCGGAAATATTTCCTTTTAAATCTACAGGAAGTCCGATTACTACGTCATCTACTCTATTTTCACTGAAATATTTTTTCAGAAAAACCAGTAAAAGTTTTGTTTCAACGGTCTCAAGGCCGCTTGCTATAATCTGCATATCATCCGTCGCAGCAAGGCCACAACGAGCCTTTCCATAGTCTATTGCAAGGATTTGTCCCATAGGTTTGCAAATTTAGTAAATTTTAATGATTTTATTCATAACGTAGTTTTTTTTATAAATGATGTTTCATTCCACATTTTTTTTTATAATTTTAATCTTCCAAAAAACAAAATTATGAAGAAACTCATTCTTGTGAGACATGCGAAGAGCGACTGGCCAGAAGAGACAGAAGACTTTGACAGACCTTTAGCCGACAAAGGTTTAGAAGATGCTATGAACATGTCCAGATTCTTAAAAACCAATAGTATTGCGATTGACTATTTAGTATCAAGCCCGGCAGTGCGTGCATTGAATACGTGTAAAATTTTCAATCAAACCTATCAGTTGAATTTCATGACGGATGAAAAGCTTTATAATCCTTCAGAAAAAAATTTTGAATCTGTTATTTATGACTTGGATGATAACCATAGCTCTGTAGCTTTTTTTTCCCATAATAATGGAATTTCCAATTTTGCCAATTCAATATCTGAAAATATTTTTCATTTCCCGACCTGTGGTGTTGCCGGTTTTGAGATAGACTGCGATTCGTGGTCTGAATTTGATGGAGCTAATAAAAAGCTTTTATTCTTTTACGAACCTGGTAAAATTAAAATTTAAAATTTCTACTACTCCCTTCATATCAAAAGAAGCAAAAGGTTAAGAGATAAACAAGTAAAACATGATTTACATTTAATCCAGAATAACTTCATTAAAATTCTCATTTATTTTAATGGGGAAAATATCATGTAATCTCTTTTGTCATTTCATTTAGAATAAAATATTTTTGCATTATATATAATTATTCTAAATAAAAACAACAATGAAGAAACAGTTTTACTTTCTATTCTTTTTCCTTGTATTATCAGGAAACAAAGCTTATTCGCAAATTACCGCCTCACAATTGATCGGAAATTTAGAAACTCCAAATCCAATGGTGATAGATGGTAGTGAAATGTATATAGGAGTTTACTATCAGGATAAAGTTATTAAGGTTAATATTGATGATCCTAGTATTCCACCGGTTGATGTTGTTACAGGAGTAAACAGACCTTATGGTTTAGCTTTAAAAGACAATATTTTATATATTTCAGAATTTGGAGGAAACAGAATTTCCAAAGTCAATCTTAATAACGTCAATCCTGCTCCTGAAGTTGTTCTAACCAACATAAACAGTCCATTAGGACTTGAATTTGTTGGAAATGACTTATATATGGCTCTTGAAGGTGACAATAAGATCGCTAAAATAGATATTACCCAATCCAGTCCGCAATTAATAGATATTACTTCAGCATCGTCACCATTCGATATCGAAATTATTGACAGCGAAATTTTCTTTACAGAGAGGTTTGCGGGAACTGTATCCAAATTCAAACTTAACAATTCTACTTTTCCAACTGTAATAGCACAAGGATTAAGCTACCCATCGGGATTAATATCTTATGGAAACGAACTGTTTATTTCTGAAGCTGGAGCTTCAAAAATTTCAAAATTGAATTTCACTATGGCTAACCCGGTAATTTCCGATGGCATTATTTCCACCGAATTCAATTATCCATCCGGATTAGCTGTAAAAAATAATACAATATACATTACTGATTTTTTTGCCGGATCATTATTAAAAGCAAATTTAGGTGCTTTGTCAGTCTCAGAACAGCAGCTCAAAAGCAAAGCGCTTATTTATCCTAATCCTGCAAAAGATATTCTAAGTGTTCTAAATACATCCTCAAAAGAATATAAAATCTTTGATATGGTAGGGAAACTTATTCTTTCAGGAAAAATTGAAAGAGGCTCTATTAATGTTGGCCACCTTACAAAAGGTGCATACATCATTCAGATCGGAGATCTCATCAAGAAATTTATTAAAGAATAATTGAGGTCATATTAAAAGAAAAAAGCTCTGACGTTTGTTAGAGCTTTTATTTTATTGACTTTATAGGGTATCGTAAGATATTATATTACTTTCTTCTCAAATCCAGGTCATCAAAATCAAAACTAAAGTCTGTAACATCAGAAATAGGTTTGAGTTTTGCAGACTCAGCTTTTCCATTTTCATTATAATCAAATATAATATATGCATCTGCATCATAACTTCTGTCATCCCATTTGATAATAAAACTGTTGTTTGAATAAGGTAATAATTCCCCTTTCAACCTCGGTGAGTTTTTACATGAAATCCTGTAGGTGCTTCCTTGTTGAACAATTTCCACATCACCAAACCAAATATCACTATACTTTCCTACAAATTGTTCTGCTTTAGGTTGTAGATTTTTATCTTTTTTAAAAGCATCGGATTTTGCAAAAGCTTCTTTCTTTTGTTTTTCATATTCAGCATTTACCTTTGCCATCCTGTCTCCATATGTTTTCAGCCAGTTTCTATCCGCTACTCCAAGATAAGAATCCTTCAGAGTATTTGTAATCGTATTAAATGCAGCTCCCGACTGTTGGTTTGTTAAAACTACAATTCCCAATTTCAGATCAGGAATTAAAGTAAACTGAGTTACTGTCCCTATTAATCCTCCAGTATGCTGAATTTGTTTATGTCCTTTTACATCACTTAAAAACCAACCCATTCCATATCCGTAGAAACTTGTATCATATGGATTTTTCATTGCTACACCGCTAGGAATCTGTAAGCTCCATAACTGCTGAATCTGTTTATCTGTAACCAATTTCTTTCCGTCTTTTGTGGTAAAGTTGTTTAAAAGAAATTCTGCCCAAGTGGTCATATCTTTGATATTACTTAAAATTCCTCCAGCTGCATTTCCGGTTTCATTCCAGTCATGAGGAACAGCAATTACTTTTCCATCTGCAGGAGCATGGGCATCAATCTTATTTGCAACAGCTTTAGCTCTGCTGTAACTTCCAAAACTTGAAGTCATCCCAACAGGTTTCATAATCCTTTGCTCAATAAATTCCGCCCAGCTTAATCCTGAAACTCTATGAATAATCTCTCCGGCAACAATAAACATGATATTATTATAATCTAAAGTTGTTCTGAAAGGATTTTCAGGCTTCAGATATCTGACATTATGTACAATATCATTTACAGTAAGGCTTCCTCCTTCGGGAAAGAACATTAAATCCCCCTGCCCTAATCCTAATCCTGCCCTGTGAGTTACAAGATCTTTTATCGTAACATTTTGTGAAACATAAGGATCATACATCTGAAATTCCGGAAGATATTTTGAAACTTTATCATCCCAGTTCAGTTTTCCTTCATCTGCTAAAATAGCAAGAGCAGTACAGGTAAAACCTTTTGAATTAGAAGCAATCCCCACCAGAGTATTGTCATCCATCGGTTCTTTTGAAGTTAGAGAACGTACCCCAAAACCTTTTGAGTAAATAAGTTTACCATCTTTAATAACACCAACAGACATTCCCGGAACATCAAAAGTTTTTAAGGTATTTTGAACTAGTTCATCCAGTTTTTTTTTTTCAACCTGAGCATTGAATAAGCCAACCGCTAAAAGAAAAATGAAAAAAGAAATTTTCTGTTTCATTATTTTTAAA is part of the Chryseobacterium paludis genome and encodes:
- the mazG gene encoding nucleoside triphosphate pyrophosphohydrolase; translation: MNTKQEKLEAFGRLLDIMDDLREKCPWDQKQTLQSLRHLTLEETYELSDAILQEDLQEIKKELGDVLLHLVFYAKIGSEKESFDMADVINSLNEKLIFRHPHIYGDVEVKDEEEVKQNWEKLKLKEGNKSILGGVPKSLPSMVKAYRVQDKVKGIGFEFHNAEDAWKKVDEELAEFHAETDLLKKEQELGDVFFSLINYARISGINPDSALERTNLKFISRFQKMENIALERNLKLQDMSLEEMDLLWDEVKMLNKN
- a CDS encoding DUF5606 family protein; the encoded protein is MLLEKIISISGKPGLFKLVSQLRNGFIIEDVTTKKKVSIGNSSQVSLLDNIAMFTFDKEVPLFEVFENIAKNHDYKETISHKSTDDELKDFMGTSLPNYDTERVYASDIKKLAQWYNILHKAGYITPESFVKAEAETLDPANPNEEVSLTDKEAPKKAAPKADKPVAPKVKASTGAKAAPKSTHRKMG
- the def gene encoding peptide deformylase, with the protein product MILPIRAFGDPILRKIGKDIDKNYPDLQELIDNMFDTMNSANGIGLAAPQIGLDIRLFVIDVTPLAEDEDYEDIQDELRDFKKVFINAKILEESGEEWKFNEGCLSIPDVREDVKRKSTILIEYYDENFLKHTETFSDIRARVIQHEYDHIEGTLFTDHLSALKKKLVKGKLTKISQGDVSINYKMRFPK
- the ruvX gene encoding Holliday junction resolvase RuvX gives rise to the protein MGQILAIDYGKARCGLAATDDMQIIASGLETVETKLLLVFLKKYFSENRVDDVVIGLPVDLKGNISEVETDILKFIEEFKKEFPTISVFRFDERFTSKMASFFISQSGKSKKKKQEKGLIDKISATIILQNFLEQRTR
- a CDS encoding SixA phosphatase family protein, producing MKKLILVRHAKSDWPEETEDFDRPLADKGLEDAMNMSRFLKTNSIAIDYLVSSPAVRALNTCKIFNQTYQLNFMTDEKLYNPSEKNFESVIYDLDDNHSSVAFFSHNNGISNFANSISENIFHFPTCGVAGFEIDCDSWSEFDGANKKLLFFYEPGKIKI
- a CDS encoding T9SS type A sorting domain-containing protein, with the translated sequence MKKQFYFLFFFLVLSGNKAYSQITASQLIGNLETPNPMVIDGSEMYIGVYYQDKVIKVNIDDPSIPPVDVVTGVNRPYGLALKDNILYISEFGGNRISKVNLNNVNPAPEVVLTNINSPLGLEFVGNDLYMALEGDNKIAKIDITQSSPQLIDITSASSPFDIEIIDSEIFFTERFAGTVSKFKLNNSTFPTVIAQGLSYPSGLISYGNELFISEAGASKISKLNFTMANPVISDGIISTEFNYPSGLAVKNNTIYITDFFAGSLLKANLGALSVSEQQLKSKALIYPNPAKDILSVLNTSSKEYKIFDMVGKLILSGKIERGSINVGHLTKGAYIIQIGDLIKKFIKE
- a CDS encoding serine hydrolase; this encodes MKQKISFFIFLLAVGLFNAQVEKKKLDELVQNTLKTFDVPGMSVGVIKDGKLIYSKGFGVRSLTSKEPMDDNTLVGIASNSKGFTCTALAILADEGKLNWDDKVSKYLPEFQMYDPYVSQNVTIKDLVTHRAGLGLGQGDLMFFPEGGSLTVNDIVHNVRYLKPENPFRTTLDYNNIMFIVAGEIIHRVSGLSWAEFIEQRIMKPVGMTSSFGSYSRAKAVANKIDAHAPADGKVIAVPHDWNETGNAAGGILSNIKDMTTWAEFLLNNFTTKDGKKLVTDKQIQQLWSLQIPSGVAMKNPYDTSFYGYGMGWFLSDVKGHKQIQHTGGLIGTVTQFTLIPDLKLGIVVLTNQQSGAAFNTITNTLKDSYLGVADRNWLKTYGDRMAKVNAEYEKQKKEAFAKSDAFKKDKNLQPKAEQFVGKYSDIWFGDVEIVQQGSTYRISCKNSPRLKGELLPYSNNSFIIKWDDRSYDADAYIIFDYNENGKAESAKLKPISDVTDFSFDFDDLDLRRK